A window of Chlorobium phaeobacteroides DSM 266 genomic DNA:
ATCGGTGCAGTGATCGTTCGAGACAACAATATCCTCTCAACAGGATATAACGGTGCGCCCTCAGGCCTTCCTCATTGTGACGAAACAAACTGCCGGATCTACAGGAGCACTCATCCTGACGGAACGGTTGAAGAGAACTGTGTCAATACCATTCATGCGGAAATCAACGCCATTGCACAGGCCGCAAAACACGGCGTTTCCATCAAGGATGCCGATATCTATATCACGGCAAGTCCCTGTATTCACTGTCTCAAGGTGCTGATCAACGTGGGGATCAAAACCATCTATTACGACAAGCCCTATAAACTCGAACATATCGATGAGCTGGTGAGGCTTTCAGGTATAAGGCTGGTGCAGGTGCATGGCGATGAACAGTAACGCGTAAGGCCATGCATCACGAAAGTCATGAATGGTATATGAACCGCTGCTTTGAGCTTGCTTTGCAGGGCTCTGGTATGGTGAGCCCCAATCCTATGGTTGGCTCTGTTATTGTCCATAATGGAGAGATTGTCGGCGAAGGGTATCATGAGCGGTTTGGCGGGCCTCATGCCGAGGTCCATGCAATTGCATCGGTTGGCAATGCCGAGGTGCTGCAGAATTCCACGCTTTACGTCAATCTTGAACCTTGCTCTCATTTTGGAAAAACGCCTCCCTGCGCGGATCTTATTCTTGCAAAACGGATACCCCGCGTCGTGATCGGTTGCCGTGATCCTCATGAAAAAGTGGCGGGAAAAGGTATTGAAAGGCTCACGGCCGCAGGGGTTCAGGTTACCGAGGGCGTGCTTATGCCCGAAGCTCTTAAACTCAATGAGGCTTTTATTAAAAGCTGTACCGTCGGATTGCCTTTTGTGACGCTCAAGCTTGCCCAGACTCTTGACGGTAAAATTGCTACTGCCGGGGGAGCTTCACGATGGATTACCGGCGAGGAGTCGAGAACACAGGTGCATCGCCTGAGATGCAACTGTGATGCGGTAGTTGTCGGAGAGGCGACCGTACAGGCTGACGATTCGGAGCTCACCGTCAGGCATTGTGCCGGGCGAAATCCTCTTCGTGTTTTACTTGACCGCAGGCTCTCTCTTTTCGCCGACGCCAGGATTTTCAGTACTGAAGCCGCGACGCTCGTTTTTACAACAAGAGCATCCTCCTGTTCAGTAAAAGCGGAGCAGCTTCGAAAGAGAGGGGTGGAGGTGATTGGTGTTGACGAAGATGCGACAGGTCTT
This region includes:
- a CDS encoding deoxycytidylate deaminase — encoded protein: MQEDCAAGGCSCSGSDQPSGSLKRLGWQEYFMSVAHLISRRATCTRAHIGAVIVRDNNILSTGYNGAPSGLPHCDETNCRIYRSTHPDGTVEENCVNTIHAEINAIAQAAKHGVSIKDADIYITASPCIHCLKVLINVGIKTIYYDKPYKLEHIDELVRLSGIRLVQVHGDEQ
- the ribD gene encoding bifunctional diaminohydroxyphosphoribosylaminopyrimidine deaminase/5-amino-6-(5-phosphoribosylamino)uracil reductase RibD, encoding MHHESHEWYMNRCFELALQGSGMVSPNPMVGSVIVHNGEIVGEGYHERFGGPHAEVHAIASVGNAEVLQNSTLYVNLEPCSHFGKTPPCADLILAKRIPRVVIGCRDPHEKVAGKGIERLTAAGVQVTEGVLMPEALKLNEAFIKSCTVGLPFVTLKLAQTLDGKIATAGGASRWITGEESRTQVHRLRCNCDAVVVGEATVQADDSELTVRHCAGRNPLRVLLDRRLSLFADARIFSTEAATLVFTTRASSCSVKAEQLRKRGVEVIGVDEDATGLDLKRILQELHRRGIISLLVEGGSRLSASFLGAALVDKLLVFIAPRLFGGDGLSAFAPLGVELPDQAVQLRFQPPVFFGRDLLLEAYVVS